In a genomic window of Aeromonas veronii:
- a CDS encoding ABC transporter substrate-binding protein codes for MNKLMLATAVVTALASGSLMAKEWKEVRIGVEGAYPPFSWTEPSGEVKGFDIDIAKALCEEMKVKCTLVKQDWDGIIPALLSRKFDAIIATMDITEERKKKVDFTQKYQHIPARFAAKKGTDVQLDKAFMEGKSVAVQRATSMDTFITDNFPNATIKRYGTADEAYLDLKSGRVDYVLADSAAITDGLLKKEGGDAYEFVGPKLTDPKWFGEGAGIAVRKADKDLKEKFNAAILALRANGKYKEINDKYFEFDVYGE; via the coding sequence ATGAACAAGCTGATGCTGGCGACTGCCGTAGTCACTGCCCTCGCGTCTGGTAGCCTGATGGCCAAGGAGTGGAAAGAGGTACGGATCGGGGTTGAGGGTGCCTATCCCCCCTTCTCCTGGACCGAGCCCAGTGGCGAGGTGAAAGGCTTTGATATCGACATCGCCAAGGCCCTGTGCGAAGAGATGAAAGTGAAGTGCACACTGGTCAAGCAGGACTGGGACGGCATCATCCCGGCGCTGCTGTCGCGCAAGTTTGACGCCATCATCGCCACCATGGACATCACAGAAGAGCGCAAGAAGAAGGTGGACTTCACTCAGAAGTACCAGCACATTCCGGCCCGCTTCGCCGCCAAGAAGGGCACTGACGTGCAGCTCGACAAAGCCTTTATGGAAGGCAAGTCTGTCGCGGTGCAGCGTGCGACCTCCATGGATACCTTTATTACCGACAACTTCCCGAACGCCACCATCAAGCGTTACGGTACGGCCGATGAAGCCTATCTCGATCTGAAATCCGGGCGGGTGGACTATGTGCTGGCCGACTCTGCCGCCATCACCGATGGTCTGCTGAAGAAGGAAGGGGGCGATGCCTACGAGTTCGTTGGCCCGAAACTGACCGATCCCAAGTGGTTTGGCGAGGGTGCCGGTATTGCGGTGCGCAAGGCTGACAAGGATCTGAAAGAGAAATTCAATGCTGCCATTCTGGCGCTGCGCGCTAACGGCAAGTACAAGGAAATCAACGACAAGTACTTTGAGTTCGACGTTTACGGCGAGTAA
- a CDS encoding ABC transporter ATP-binding protein: protein MSDVAALEVRDLHKYFGTHEVLKGIDMTAHKGDVISLIGSSGSGKSTFLRCINLLETPSSGTVSLHGELIAMKTNRAGERQPQDMRQVERIRSRLAMVFQSFNLWSHMTIMQNIIEVPIQVLKVPRAEAIARAEHLLNRVGLWERRDYYPGHLSGGQQQRAAIARALAVEPEVMLFDEPTSALDPELVGEVLGLMRELAEEGRTMLVVTHEMSFARDVSNKVMFLHQGRVEEEGNPKEIFAHPKSERFKQFISSIY from the coding sequence ATGAGCGACGTTGCCGCACTGGAAGTACGTGATCTGCACAAATATTTTGGCACCCACGAAGTGCTCAAGGGCATCGATATGACCGCCCACAAGGGCGATGTGATCTCCCTTATCGGCTCCTCCGGCTCGGGGAAGTCGACCTTTCTTCGCTGTATCAATCTGCTCGAAACCCCCTCATCTGGCACCGTCTCGCTCCATGGCGAGCTGATTGCCATGAAAACCAACCGGGCCGGTGAACGGCAGCCACAAGATATGCGTCAGGTGGAGCGGATCCGCAGTCGGCTGGCCATGGTATTTCAAAGTTTCAACCTCTGGTCACACATGACCATCATGCAGAACATCATCGAAGTGCCGATCCAGGTGCTCAAGGTGCCCCGTGCCGAGGCGATTGCCAGAGCCGAGCATCTGCTCAACCGGGTCGGGTTGTGGGAGCGGCGCGACTACTATCCCGGCCATCTTTCAGGTGGTCAGCAGCAGCGGGCCGCCATTGCCCGAGCGCTGGCGGTGGAGCCCGAGGTGATGCTGTTTGACGAACCTACCTCGGCGCTGGATCCCGAGCTGGTGGGGGAGGTGCTCGGCCTGATGCGCGAGCTGGCTGAAGAGGGGCGCACCATGCTGGTGGTGACCCACGAGATGTCGTTTGCCCGGGATGTATCGAACAAGGTGATGTTTCTGCATCAGGGGCGGGTGGAAGAGGAGGGCAACCCCAAGGAGATTTTCGCCCATCCCAAATCCGAGCGGTTCAAGCAATTCATCTCTTCCATCTACTGA
- a CDS encoding lysine exporter LysO family protein yields MLLNVLLILLPLAIGYLVPLTSARLLTLVNQSLGKMVYLILFLMGLGLAYVENLGSNLAVIFKVAGVMLAAITICNLLALWWLDQRTPPTHEASDAKMPSKLHLLWESLQLCFVVLGGVLLGLLMDLRALPIDKWSEWALMLLLFLIGVQMRNSGMRLRQILLNPWGMKIAFTVIISSWLGSLLAAQLLGMPLSHGLALSSSFGWYSLSGILVADKLGPVLGSAAFINDLGRELIAILIIPVLMRRHPSAAIGYGGATALDFTLPVIQKSGGIQVVPVAIVSGFILSLLGPILILGFLAI; encoded by the coding sequence ATGTTGCTCAATGTGTTGCTGATCCTGTTGCCACTGGCAATCGGCTATCTGGTTCCCCTCACCTCTGCCCGACTGCTCACGCTGGTCAACCAGAGTCTGGGCAAAATGGTCTACCTCATTCTGTTTCTGATGGGGCTCGGACTAGCCTATGTGGAAAACCTGGGCAGCAATCTGGCGGTGATCTTCAAGGTCGCCGGGGTGATGCTGGCGGCGATCACCATCTGCAACCTGCTGGCTCTCTGGTGGCTCGACCAGCGCACACCGCCGACCCACGAGGCGAGCGATGCCAAGATGCCGAGCAAACTGCACCTGTTGTGGGAATCCCTGCAGCTCTGCTTTGTGGTGCTCGGCGGTGTGCTGCTCGGGCTGCTGATGGATCTGCGCGCCCTACCCATCGACAAATGGAGCGAGTGGGCGCTGATGCTGCTGCTGTTTCTTATCGGGGTGCAGATGCGCAACTCCGGCATGCGGCTGCGCCAGATCCTGCTCAATCCCTGGGGGATGAAGATCGCCTTCACCGTCATCATCAGCAGCTGGCTTGGCAGCCTGCTGGCCGCCCAGCTGCTCGGCATGCCCCTGAGCCACGGGTTGGCCCTGAGCTCCAGCTTCGGCTGGTATTCCCTGTCGGGCATTCTGGTGGCCGACAAACTGGGGCCGGTGCTGGGTTCTGCCGCCTTTATCAACGATCTGGGCCGCGAGCTTATCGCCATCCTGATCATCCCGGTCTTGATGCGTCGCCACCCCTCGGCCGCCATCGGTTACGGCGGCGCCACAGCCCTCGACTTCACCCTGCCGGTCATCCAGAAATCCGGCGGCATTCAGGTGGTACCGGTGGCCATCGTCTCCGGCTTTATCCTGAGCCTGCTCGGCCCTATCCTGATCCTCGGGTTTCTGGCGATATAG
- the yjjG gene encoding pyrimidine 5'-nucleotidase → MKQPSYDWVLFDLDETLLDFPVASALMHTLQIYGVQADDASMAQYHALNHGLWQQYNDGEIDATALQQTRFSLFARQVAADPMAMNNTFLEQIIALSMPLEGVVETLQQLRSKVRMGIITNGFSVPQRGRLGKLGWNEWFEPLVISDEIRVTKPAPAIFQHTLSLMGQPDPARVLMVGDNPKTDIAGAAAQGLATCWYNPARQAGECDATHEIHHFAHLADIVLGR, encoded by the coding sequence GTGAAACAACCAAGCTATGACTGGGTGCTGTTCGATTTGGATGAAACCCTGCTCGATTTTCCGGTCGCCTCAGCGCTGATGCACACCCTGCAGATCTATGGCGTTCAGGCTGATGACGCCAGCATGGCGCAGTATCACGCCCTCAACCACGGCCTGTGGCAGCAGTACAACGACGGCGAGATCGATGCAACAGCGTTGCAGCAGACCCGCTTCTCCCTCTTTGCCCGGCAGGTTGCCGCCGATCCCATGGCGATGAACAACACCTTTCTGGAGCAGATTATTGCCCTGAGCATGCCCCTCGAAGGGGTGGTCGAGACCCTGCAGCAGCTGCGCAGCAAGGTGCGGATGGGGATCATCACCAATGGTTTTAGCGTGCCCCAGCGGGGGCGGCTCGGCAAACTGGGCTGGAACGAGTGGTTCGAGCCCCTGGTGATCTCCGACGAGATCCGGGTGACCAAGCCGGCGCCTGCTATTTTCCAGCACACCTTATCTCTGATGGGACAGCCAGATCCTGCGCGGGTGCTGATGGTGGGGGATAATCCGAAAACCGATATTGCCGGGGCGGCGGCGCAGGGGCTGGCAACCTGCTGGTACAACCCGGCGCGGCAAGCGGGCGAGTGCGATGCCACCCACGAGATCCACCACTTCGCCCACCTTGCCGACATTGTGCTGGGGCGCTGA
- a CDS encoding leucyl aminopeptidase family protein, producing the protein MITPFTYLPPAIESRDATLAEALAQGLPLQLLLIAEEQKESLLSLPALAGVKTQLALGKKAPFTLMHGNTLLQVVFVAGSVTRDHRLYKQVRGWIDPLSGLNVERFGLHLEGFSPSERVMLAELLLSALLAANISLPTSKRRSESSWSYQQIKVSPAVVLDLARLYSEAGGNGLARHLAVLPASELTAASYREFVSQLAQDEGWQCHHYDQAQLAELGAGAFLAVARGSEDNQGAMVKLSYYPPKPVRRIALVGKGICHDSGGYNLKVSGSMYGMHLDMGGSAVALGTLYAISRAQLPYEVHCWLAIAENHIGPHAYRPGEVVTAINGTSIEVVDTDAEGRMVLADTLAMAVQDTPDLLLDYATLTGACKRALGSRYSGVFTNRSEWMTSLVNLGQRSGERIWPFPLDDDYDDNIESEWADLLQCAPGSSPDHIDAARFLAHFVPEQTPWLHFDLSGFRNKGGNGVVSSEVTGFGVRLTLDLLASPLGRVGRQVSE; encoded by the coding sequence GTGATCACTCCCTTCACCTATCTTCCTCCTGCTATTGAAAGCCGGGATGCCACGCTGGCTGAAGCCCTTGCCCAAGGGCTGCCGTTGCAACTGCTGCTGATCGCCGAAGAGCAGAAGGAGTCCTTGCTTTCGCTGCCCGCCCTTGCGGGTGTCAAGACCCAGCTTGCGCTGGGGAAAAAAGCACCCTTTACCCTGATGCATGGCAATACCCTGTTGCAGGTGGTGTTTGTGGCTGGCAGTGTGACGCGGGATCACCGTCTCTATAAACAGGTTCGAGGCTGGATCGATCCTCTCTCGGGGCTCAATGTGGAGCGGTTCGGGCTGCATCTGGAAGGTTTTTCCCCCTCCGAGCGGGTGATGCTGGCCGAACTGCTGTTGTCGGCTTTGCTTGCCGCCAATATTTCGTTGCCCACCAGCAAGCGCCGCAGCGAAAGCAGCTGGAGCTATCAGCAGATCAAGGTCTCACCCGCGGTGGTACTGGACTTGGCGCGCCTCTATAGCGAGGCGGGGGGCAACGGGCTGGCTCGCCATCTGGCGGTGTTGCCTGCCTCCGAGCTGACGGCCGCCAGCTATCGCGAGTTTGTCAGCCAACTGGCGCAAGATGAGGGGTGGCAGTGCCATCACTATGATCAGGCTCAGCTGGCCGAGTTGGGGGCGGGGGCGTTTTTGGCGGTCGCCCGTGGCTCGGAAGACAATCAGGGGGCCATGGTCAAGCTCAGCTATTATCCGCCCAAGCCGGTGCGCCGCATTGCGCTGGTGGGCAAGGGGATCTGCCACGACTCTGGCGGTTACAACCTCAAGGTCTCCGGCAGCATGTATGGCATGCATCTCGACATGGGGGGCAGCGCGGTGGCGCTGGGCACCCTCTACGCCATCAGCCGAGCCCAGCTGCCCTACGAGGTTCATTGCTGGTTGGCCATTGCCGAGAACCATATCGGTCCTCACGCCTATCGTCCCGGCGAGGTGGTGACTGCCATCAATGGCACCTCCATCGAGGTGGTCGATACCGATGCGGAGGGACGCATGGTACTGGCCGACACCTTGGCGATGGCGGTGCAGGATACCCCGGATCTGCTGCTCGATTACGCCACCCTGACCGGAGCCTGCAAACGGGCGCTGGGTAGCCGCTACAGCGGCGTCTTTACCAACCGCAGCGAATGGATGACATCACTGGTCAATCTGGGTCAGCGCAGCGGTGAGCGGATCTGGCCCTTCCCGCTTGATGACGATTACGACGACAACATCGAGAGCGAGTGGGCCGATCTGTTGCAGTGTGCGCCGGGCAGTTCGCCGGATCATATCGATGCGGCCCGTTTCCTCGCCCACTTCGTGCCTGAGCAGACCCCCTGGCTGCACTTCGATCTGAGCGGTTTTCGCAACAAGGGGGGCAATGGGGTGGTCTCCAGCGAAGTAACCGGCTTTGGCGTGCGTCTCACGCTGGATCTGCTGGCCAGCCCGCTTGGTAGAGTTGGTCGCCAAGTATCTGAATAA
- the glgX gene encoding glycogen debranching protein GlgX has translation MRISSGHCRQLGATPDSNGVNFAIWAHLASRVELLLFASAEDATPEVILLSPRLNRTAYYWHIYIEGLPVGQRYAYRIQGPWRPYGGTRFDAEKVLLDPYGRSIELGANYDRWAAARPGSNLACCAKSKVVDTRHYDWEGDKLPAHSLSRSVIYELHLGGFTKSPSSGVDPALRGTYLGLIEKIPYLQSLGVTAVELLPVFQFDPQDAPKGLSNYWGYSPMSFFAPHAQYACGDDPLTEFRDMVKALHKANIEVILDVVYNHTAEGGDDGPTFSFRSIDNEAYYILDNNQKDTNYSGCGNTFNGAHPVVLRMIMDSLHFWRQEMHVDGFRFDLAAILSRDESGQPQANAPTLRTIDTDPNIADIKLIAEAWDAGGLYQVGSLAGARWREWNGQFRDDVRRFLRGDDNSVTAFVERLCGSPDIYHYHHADPEKSINFVTCHDGFTLWDWASYNSKHNEANGEENRDGCDHNFSWNHGHEGVTEVPQINALRIRQAKNMMVATLLSVGSPMLLMGDELLRTQRGNNNGYCQDNATCWMNWLPNARSQEMFRFMKALIQYRKRLFQRPDQESMPLSLTEILRHSEICWHGVNAGQPDFSPHSHAIAMSALSSETKLALYVLFNAYWEPLTFNLPSPPKGVGGYWRRILDTALPSPQDICTFGMPLEGLTREYLAQPRSSCLFICGADDFY, from the coding sequence ATGCGCATCTCCTCCGGTCACTGCCGTCAGTTGGGGGCCACACCCGACAGTAACGGCGTCAACTTCGCGATCTGGGCACACCTCGCCAGCCGGGTCGAACTGCTGCTCTTCGCTAGCGCAGAAGATGCGACCCCCGAGGTGATCCTCCTCTCCCCGCGCCTCAACCGCACCGCCTACTACTGGCATATCTATATTGAGGGGCTGCCTGTCGGTCAGCGTTACGCCTATCGCATTCAGGGCCCGTGGCGCCCATACGGCGGCACCCGCTTCGATGCCGAGAAGGTGTTGCTCGACCCTTACGGCCGCAGCATCGAGCTTGGCGCCAATTACGATCGATGGGCGGCGGCTCGGCCAGGCAGCAACCTGGCCTGCTGCGCCAAGAGCAAGGTGGTCGATACTCGCCACTACGATTGGGAAGGAGACAAACTGCCCGCACACTCCCTCTCCCGATCGGTGATCTACGAGCTGCATCTGGGGGGCTTCACCAAGTCCCCCAGCTCCGGGGTCGATCCGGCGCTGCGCGGCACCTATCTCGGGCTGATTGAGAAGATCCCCTATCTGCAATCCCTCGGTGTCACCGCCGTCGAGCTGCTGCCGGTGTTCCAGTTCGATCCCCAGGATGCGCCAAAGGGGCTCTCCAACTACTGGGGTTACAGCCCCATGTCCTTTTTCGCCCCCCACGCCCAATACGCCTGCGGCGATGATCCGCTGACCGAATTCCGCGACATGGTCAAAGCGCTGCACAAGGCCAATATCGAGGTGATCCTGGACGTGGTTTACAACCACACCGCCGAAGGGGGCGATGATGGCCCCACCTTCTCGTTTCGCAGCATCGACAACGAGGCCTACTACATCCTCGACAACAACCAGAAGGACACCAACTATTCGGGCTGCGGCAACACCTTCAATGGCGCCCATCCGGTGGTGCTGCGGATGATCATGGACAGCCTCCACTTCTGGCGTCAGGAGATGCACGTCGATGGCTTTCGGTTTGATCTGGCGGCCATTCTGTCGCGGGATGAATCGGGCCAGCCGCAGGCCAATGCCCCCACTCTACGCACCATAGATACCGACCCCAACATCGCCGACATCAAGCTGATTGCCGAAGCCTGGGATGCGGGGGGGCTCTATCAGGTCGGGTCGCTCGCCGGCGCCCGCTGGCGTGAGTGGAACGGCCAGTTCCGGGATGATGTGCGCCGCTTCCTGCGCGGGGATGACAACAGCGTCACCGCCTTTGTCGAGCGGCTGTGCGGTAGTCCCGACATCTACCACTATCACCACGCCGATCCCGAGAAGAGCATCAACTTCGTTACCTGCCACGACGGTTTTACCCTGTGGGACTGGGCCAGTTACAACAGCAAGCACAACGAGGCCAACGGGGAGGAGAACCGTGACGGCTGCGATCACAACTTCAGCTGGAACCACGGCCACGAAGGGGTAACGGAAGTTCCCCAGATCAACGCCCTGCGCATTCGCCAGGCCAAAAACATGATGGTGGCGACCCTGCTCTCGGTGGGCTCCCCCATGCTGCTGATGGGCGATGAGCTGCTGCGCACCCAGCGGGGCAACAACAACGGCTACTGTCAGGACAACGCCACCTGCTGGATGAACTGGCTGCCCAATGCCCGCAGTCAGGAGATGTTCCGCTTCATGAAGGCGCTGATCCAGTACCGCAAACGCCTGTTCCAGCGCCCGGATCAGGAGAGTATGCCGCTGTCGCTCACCGAGATCCTGCGTCATAGCGAGATCTGCTGGCACGGGGTCAACGCCGGGCAACCGGATTTCAGCCCCCACTCCCACGCCATCGCCATGTCGGCGCTGTCGAGCGAAACCAAGCTGGCGCTCTATGTGTTGTTCAACGCCTACTGGGAGCCCCTCACCTTTAACCTGCCGAGCCCGCCCAAGGGAGTCGGCGGCTACTGGCGGCGGATCCTCGATACTGCTCTCCCCTCGCCGCAAGATATCTGCACCTTTGGCATGCCGCTGGAGGGGCTGACCCGAGAGTATCTCGCCCAGCCGCGCAGCAGTTGCCTGTTTATCTGCGGCGCCGACGACTTCTATTGA
- a CDS encoding ATP-dependent endonuclease yields the protein MFLERIEVKGFRGINRLSLGLDHTTVLIGENTWGKSSLLRALWCLLGQDAEPYQFTAEDFHQPEDPELAPARHLQLVLTFSEHRPQMCQHSRRLARLCPSWVLHKDKFHRIHYRASAELQADGSVLTMHDFLDGVGKSLPIANAHELVCLLITMNPVFRLRDARSARNGVETLQWGDLSEHRLSELADKLIDEPQRIGEPELKEALQAVRQLMDHYFNALAPIKNKPRSQRDIINRPMTLRNPGNLHTLLRRADNRALQLAMAGMAATLLQARGNRELEEGARPIMILEDPESRLHPTMLALAWGLLEQLPGQKLLTTNSGDLLSSLPLNQVRRLVRRQQDILCHQLGGERYSSDDLRKIAFHVRINRPMSLFARCWLLVEGETEIWLLSELAQICGYSLRAEGVRIIEFAQCGQSPLIKVARDFGIEWHLLTDGDEAGLKYAASARGQLKGERERDRLTQLPAADIEHYLYHNGFEAVFRREAGVGGRAMWSASHIINKAIHHRSKPGMALAVVEEAERLGAEHIPPMIRQMFARVVALARGQG from the coding sequence ATGTTTCTGGAACGTATTGAAGTCAAAGGTTTTCGTGGTATTAATCGCCTGTCGCTCGGGCTGGATCACACCACTGTGCTGATCGGCGAGAATACCTGGGGTAAATCGAGCCTGCTGCGCGCCCTCTGGTGTCTGCTGGGGCAGGATGCCGAGCCCTATCAGTTCACTGCCGAGGATTTTCACCAACCGGAAGATCCCGAATTGGCCCCGGCGCGCCACTTGCAACTGGTGCTCACCTTCAGTGAGCACAGACCCCAGATGTGTCAGCACTCCCGTCGCCTGGCCCGTCTTTGCCCCTCCTGGGTGCTGCACAAGGACAAATTCCACCGCATTCACTATCGCGCCAGCGCCGAGCTGCAGGCAGATGGCTCTGTGCTCACCATGCACGACTTTCTCGACGGGGTGGGCAAGAGCCTGCCCATTGCCAATGCCCATGAGCTGGTCTGCCTGCTGATCACCATGAACCCGGTGTTCCGGCTGCGGGATGCCCGTAGTGCCCGCAACGGAGTGGAGACCCTGCAGTGGGGAGATCTCTCCGAACATCGCCTGAGCGAGCTGGCGGACAAACTGATCGACGAACCCCAGCGCATCGGCGAGCCGGAGCTCAAGGAGGCGCTGCAGGCGGTGCGCCAGCTGATGGATCACTACTTCAACGCATTGGCCCCCATCAAGAACAAGCCGCGCAGTCAGCGCGACATCATCAATCGTCCCATGACGTTGCGCAATCCGGGCAACCTGCATACCCTGCTGCGCCGCGCCGATAACCGCGCGCTGCAACTGGCGATGGCGGGGATGGCGGCGACCCTGCTGCAGGCGCGGGGTAACCGCGAGCTGGAGGAGGGGGCCCGCCCCATCATGATCCTCGAAGATCCCGAAAGTCGGCTCCATCCGACCATGCTGGCGCTGGCGTGGGGGCTGCTGGAACAGTTGCCGGGCCAGAAGCTGCTCACCACCAACTCGGGGGACTTGCTCTCTTCCCTGCCGCTCAATCAGGTGCGGCGATTGGTGCGCCGTCAGCAGGATATCCTCTGTCACCAGCTGGGGGGCGAGCGCTACAGCAGCGACGATCTGCGCAAGATCGCCTTCCACGTGCGGATCAACCGCCCCATGTCGTTGTTTGCCCGTTGCTGGCTGCTGGTGGAGGGGGAGACCGAGATCTGGCTGCTCTCTGAGCTGGCCCAGATCTGCGGTTACAGTCTGCGGGCAGAAGGGGTGCGGATCATCGAGTTTGCCCAGTGTGGCCAGTCGCCGCTGATCAAGGTGGCGCGGGATTTTGGCATAGAGTGGCACCTGCTGACCGATGGCGACGAGGCGGGGCTCAAGTATGCCGCTTCGGCCCGTGGCCAGCTCAAGGGAGAGCGGGAGCGGGATCGCTTGACCCAGCTTCCTGCTGCCGATATCGAGCACTACCTCTATCACAACGGTTTTGAAGCTGTGTTTCGCCGCGAGGCTGGGGTGGGCGGGCGCGCCATGTGGAGTGCCAGTCACATCATCAACAAGGCGATCCATCACCGTAGCAAGCCGGGGATGGCGCTGGCGGTGGTGGAGGAGGCGGAGCGGCTCGGCGCCGAGCATATTCCGCCGATGATCCGCCAGATGTTTGCCCGGGTGGTGGCGCTGGCCCGCGGTCAGGGCTAA
- a CDS encoding AraC family transcriptional regulator produces the protein MKTAGVFDALVSTGARLEDACWLEPGLGVASWRNCYDQTRYHKPGHHTLSVYLQGGEQTERLDGPGGHGGTGKVCIMPDHHRSEWLVREEFRFFHLYFTPAHLTRIAEEVCDKEGRHLQLVDKTFIDDPQAAGLVQRQLMQLEWQHGVDRLALSHGAWMLILHAYRHHTEETPGLPPLRGGLAPVVIKRVQEYLQAHLADSVTLAELAQQAGLSEYHFARMFGQSLGCPPHRYLLGLRLKRAKQLLVGPEPLASIASQCGFSSQAHFGNRFREAFGLTPGQWRAQLSSSRHR, from the coding sequence ATGAAAACAGCAGGGGTATTTGATGCACTGGTCAGCACCGGCGCCCGGCTGGAGGACGCCTGCTGGCTCGAACCCGGGCTTGGCGTCGCCAGCTGGCGCAACTGCTATGACCAGACCCGCTATCACAAGCCGGGCCACCACACCCTGAGCGTCTATCTGCAGGGGGGCGAGCAGACCGAGCGACTCGATGGGCCGGGTGGCCACGGCGGCACCGGCAAGGTGTGCATCATGCCGGATCACCACAGATCCGAGTGGCTGGTGCGCGAAGAGTTTCGCTTCTTTCATCTCTACTTCACCCCGGCTCACCTCACCCGTATTGCCGAGGAGGTGTGTGACAAGGAGGGGCGCCACCTGCAACTGGTGGACAAGACCTTTATCGACGATCCGCAGGCGGCCGGGCTGGTGCAGCGTCAGCTGATGCAACTGGAGTGGCAACACGGGGTCGATCGCTTGGCACTCTCCCACGGCGCCTGGATGTTGATCCTCCACGCCTATCGTCACCACACCGAAGAGACTCCCGGTCTGCCGCCCCTGCGCGGCGGATTGGCACCCGTGGTGATCAAACGGGTGCAGGAGTATCTGCAGGCCCATCTGGCCGACTCGGTCACGCTGGCAGAGCTGGCGCAGCAGGCGGGGCTGAGCGAGTATCACTTTGCCCGCATGTTCGGCCAGAGCCTCGGCTGCCCGCCCCACCGCTATCTGCTGGGGCTGCGGCTCAAACGGGCCAAACAACTGCTGGTAGGCCCGGAGCCACTGGCCAGCATCGCCAGTCAGTGCGGCTTCTCTTCCCAGGCCCATTTCGGCAACCGTTTTCGCGAGGCGTTTGGTTTGACACCGGGACAGTGGCGGGCACAATTGTCATCTTCCCGTCACAGATAA
- a CDS encoding DMT family transporter — translation MNLMLYLATVLIWGSTWIAIAWQLGPIPIEVSVLYRFLLAAVALFALLTASGRFPRLPWHGQRYAVLLGTLLFSTNFLCFYHATRYIPSGMSAVIFASASIFNGLNLWLFENKRPTLRWLQGSMLGLLGTLLLFWPVLADAQLGANGWKGLLLACGGTLCFSLGNLVSARGQRHGYHVLQLVPWGMVYGVVLLLGWVTLLGQQLVVPTDSHYLAAMVYLALFGSVIAFTAYLTLVGRIGASKASYATVLFPLVALTLSTFYEGFVWQPVSVAGVVISLIGNLVIFAPPLSEWRIRQSKAANDACS, via the coding sequence ATGAACCTGATGCTCTATCTTGCCACCGTGCTTATCTGGGGCAGTACCTGGATTGCCATCGCCTGGCAACTTGGTCCCATTCCCATCGAGGTGTCGGTGCTCTACCGCTTCCTGCTGGCGGCGGTGGCGCTGTTTGCCCTGCTCACTGCCAGCGGTCGCTTTCCGCGCCTCCCCTGGCACGGCCAGCGTTACGCCGTGCTGCTTGGCACCCTGCTCTTTTCCACCAACTTTCTCTGTTTCTACCACGCCACCCGCTACATTCCGAGCGGCATGTCGGCAGTGATCTTTGCCAGTGCCAGCATCTTCAACGGTCTCAACCTCTGGCTGTTCGAGAACAAGCGCCCCACCCTGCGCTGGCTGCAAGGCTCCATGCTGGGGCTTCTGGGTACCCTGCTGCTGTTCTGGCCGGTACTGGCGGATGCGCAACTGGGTGCAAACGGCTGGAAGGGGCTACTGCTCGCCTGCGGCGGCACCCTCTGCTTTTCGCTGGGCAATCTGGTCTCGGCCCGGGGCCAGCGCCACGGCTACCACGTACTGCAACTGGTGCCCTGGGGCATGGTTTACGGCGTGGTGCTGTTGCTGGGCTGGGTCACATTGCTCGGGCAGCAACTGGTAGTGCCGACCGACAGCCACTATCTGGCGGCCATGGTCTATCTCGCCCTGTTTGGCTCGGTGATCGCCTTTACCGCCTACCTGACGCTGGTGGGGCGCATCGGTGCCAGCAAGGCCTCCTACGCCACCGTGCTCTTTCCGCTGGTGGCGCTTACCCTCTCCACCTTCTACGAAGGCTTTGTCTGGCAGCCGGTCTCGGTGGCCGGGGTGGTGATCAGCCTGATCGGCAATCTGGTGATCTTCGCGCCGCCCTTAAGCGAATGGCGCATTCGACAGTCCAAGGCAGCAAACGACGCTTGCTCCTGA